Proteins encoded by one window of Tunturibacter psychrotolerans:
- a CDS encoding carboxylate-amine ligase, with amino-acid sequence MRPSFTLGIEEEYQTVDPETRDLRSHIATEMLAKGKLRLEERVKAEMHQSVIEVGTRVCSNIQVAQEDLFDLRRNMIALAEEHDLLLIAGATHPFADWRVQEIYPDPRYAQVVEDLQLVARANLIFGLHVHVGIEDREAAIRVMNSLRYFLPHILALSTNSPFWLGMETGYKSYRAKVFENFPRTNLPDSFSSYSEFESYVNLLIKTNSIDNAKKIWWDVRPHPFFDTVEVRICDIPLRAQESIAIAALIQATACKLWHLHSRNIDYRQYSRALLMENKFRAVRYGIDGKMIDFGKQTEVPVRDLIYEYLVFVDDVLDELGSRSEINYIHTMLAQGTGADRQLKVFRETGNLKSVVDYMASETRAGL; translated from the coding sequence ATGCGGCCATCCTTCACGCTAGGCATCGAAGAGGAGTACCAGACAGTCGACCCGGAAACCCGCGATCTGCGCTCGCACATCGCCACCGAGATGCTCGCCAAAGGCAAGCTCCGCCTCGAGGAGCGTGTCAAAGCCGAGATGCATCAATCCGTCATCGAGGTCGGCACGCGTGTCTGCAGCAACATTCAGGTCGCCCAGGAAGACCTCTTCGATCTCCGTCGCAACATGATCGCCCTCGCCGAAGAGCACGATCTCCTCCTCATCGCCGGCGCCACCCACCCTTTCGCCGACTGGCGCGTGCAGGAGATCTACCCCGATCCCCGCTACGCGCAGGTCGTCGAAGACCTGCAACTCGTCGCCCGCGCCAATCTCATCTTCGGCCTCCACGTCCACGTAGGCATTGAAGATCGCGAAGCAGCCATTCGCGTCATGAACTCGCTTCGTTACTTTCTCCCCCACATCCTCGCGCTCTCCACCAACTCGCCCTTCTGGCTAGGCATGGAGACCGGCTACAAGAGCTACCGCGCCAAGGTCTTTGAAAACTTCCCCCGCACCAACCTGCCCGACAGCTTCTCCAGCTATTCCGAGTTCGAAAGCTACGTAAACCTGCTCATCAAGACCAACTCCATCGACAATGCAAAAAAAATCTGGTGGGACGTTCGCCCCCATCCCTTCTTCGACACGGTTGAGGTCCGCATCTGCGACATCCCTCTCCGCGCGCAGGAGTCCATCGCCATCGCTGCGCTCATTCAGGCCACCGCCTGCAAGCTCTGGCATCTCCACTCCCGCAACATAGACTATCGACAATACTCCAGAGCTCTCCTCATGGAGAACAAATTCCGCGCCGTCCGCTACGGCATCGATGGCAAGATGATCGACTTCGGCAAACAAACCGAAGTGCCGGTCCGCGATCTCATCTATGAGTACCTCGTCTTCGTCGATGACGTTCTTGACGAACTCGGCAGCCGCAGTGAGATCAACTACATCCACACCATGCTCGCGCAGGGCACCGGAGCCGACCGCCAGCTAAAAGTCTTCCGCGAAACCGGCAACCTCAAATCCGTCGTCGACTACATGGCCTCTGAAACCCGCGCCGGCCTCTGA
- the rpsP gene encoding 30S ribosomal protein S16 — MIRLARVGARKQPHYRIVVIEKDRARNGRSVEVVGTYNPRTNPATVDLKRDRIDYWTGNGAQLSERVGKLMAQKPAEAVAAA; from the coding sequence ATGATTCGTTTGGCGCGCGTTGGAGCGCGTAAGCAGCCACATTACCGCATCGTTGTTATCGAGAAGGACCGCGCCCGCAATGGCCGTTCGGTCGAAGTGGTAGGAACCTATAATCCGCGCACTAACCCCGCGACCGTTGATTTGAAACGCGACCGCATTGATTACTGGACCGGCAACGGCGCACAGCTATCGGAGCGTGTGGGGAAACTGATGGCACAGAAGCCGGCAGAGGCAGTTGCCGCAGCCTAG
- a CDS encoding KH domain-containing protein yields MTQATQFPAGNNPVKNMTDLVAEIARALVDDPDSVSVEAVEDGECTAIRLRVAASDVGKVIGKQGRTARSMRTILSAASMKLKHRFSLDIVEEDPPPAP; encoded by the coding sequence ATGACACAGGCAACCCAGTTTCCTGCAGGGAATAACCCTGTAAAGAACATGACCGACCTTGTAGCGGAGATAGCCCGTGCCTTGGTGGACGACCCAGACAGCGTATCGGTCGAGGCCGTAGAAGATGGCGAGTGTACCGCGATTCGCTTGCGGGTCGCTGCCAGCGATGTTGGTAAAGTAATCGGAAAACAAGGCCGAACAGCACGTTCCATGCGAACAATTCTTAGCGCAGCCAGCATGAAGCTGAAGCACCGGTTTTCGCTCGACATCGTGGAAGAGGATCCACCCCCTGCGCCCTAA
- a CDS encoding PIG-L deacetylase family protein → MGLKLMCVVAHPDDECYAFGGALALAANRGVETYVICLTDGQAATNRGDAANGEALGKMRRKEFRASCEVLGVARHELLDYQDGHLEFVHFSQAAERLVERMRRFKPDVVITFGGDGGQNTHADHMMTSMLTTAAFHWSGQPKRYPNAGEAHRASRLYYVTANFLMPDRQPAMMMPWTVTLDIRTVRERKTEAFRKHVSQAPLMEKTRDIFERYGAEEFYSLVAVAEPQAARLRTDLFDGLT, encoded by the coding sequence GTGGGCTTGAAGTTGATGTGTGTCGTGGCGCATCCGGACGATGAGTGCTACGCCTTTGGGGGAGCGTTGGCACTGGCGGCGAATCGAGGAGTTGAGACCTACGTGATTTGCCTGACGGATGGTCAGGCGGCAACGAATCGAGGCGATGCTGCGAATGGGGAAGCGCTCGGAAAGATGCGGCGAAAGGAGTTTCGTGCTTCGTGCGAAGTGCTGGGTGTGGCACGGCATGAGCTCCTGGATTATCAGGACGGGCATCTGGAGTTTGTTCACTTCTCACAGGCGGCTGAGAGGCTGGTAGAGCGGATGCGACGATTCAAACCAGACGTCGTGATTACTTTCGGCGGTGACGGAGGACAGAATACTCACGCAGATCACATGATGACTTCGATGCTAACGACGGCAGCGTTTCACTGGTCGGGGCAGCCGAAACGATATCCCAATGCGGGAGAGGCGCATAGGGCAAGCCGGTTGTACTACGTGACTGCGAATTTTCTGATGCCTGACCGACAGCCCGCAATGATGATGCCCTGGACAGTGACTCTGGATATCCGAACCGTGCGCGAGCGGAAGACCGAGGCTTTTCGAAAACATGTGTCGCAGGCGCCGTTGATGGAGAAGACAAGGGATATCTTTGAACGATATGGAGCGGAGGAGTTTTACTCTCTTGTGGCTGTGGCTGAACCGCAGGCAGCGCGGTTAAGGACAGACTTGTTCGACGGGTTGACCTAA
- the pdxH gene encoding pyridoxamine 5'-phosphate oxidase: MDADGLESAGDPIALFQRWMKDAEAGELNDPSAVALATATCDGMPSVRMVLMKQVDTEGFRFYTNVDSQKGTELSENPRAAMCFHWKSLRRQVRVSGTVTELPTQDVDEYFHSRSRLSQLGAAASQQSRVLVSREVLETRVKELEAEFPGEIPRPGYWRGYLLRHERIEFWKDGAGRLHDRFLFSRDGDAWRKERLFP; the protein is encoded by the coding sequence ATGGATGCAGACGGGCTGGAATCGGCGGGTGATCCGATTGCGTTGTTTCAACGGTGGATGAAGGACGCTGAGGCTGGGGAGCTAAATGATCCGAGTGCAGTGGCACTGGCTACCGCTACGTGCGATGGCATGCCAAGTGTGCGGATGGTGCTGATGAAGCAAGTGGATACCGAAGGATTCCGCTTCTATACGAATGTGGACAGCCAGAAGGGGACGGAGTTGAGTGAGAATCCGCGGGCAGCGATGTGCTTTCACTGGAAGTCGCTAAGACGTCAGGTTCGAGTCTCGGGGACAGTGACGGAGTTACCCACGCAAGATGTGGATGAGTACTTTCACAGCCGTTCACGATTGAGCCAGCTAGGGGCAGCGGCTTCGCAGCAGAGTCGAGTTCTGGTTTCGCGAGAGGTATTGGAGACTCGCGTGAAGGAATTGGAAGCGGAGTTCCCGGGCGAGATTCCACGACCGGGCTATTGGCGGGGATATTTGCTGCGGCATGAGCGGATTGAGTTCTGGAAGGATGGAGCGGGGCGGTTGCACGATCGTTTCCTGTTTTCGCGCGATGGTGACGCGTGGCGTAAGGAGCGGCTGTTTCCTTAG
- the rplS gene encoding 50S ribosomal protein L19, with the protein MSIHPIMQKLAAKFERTDLPAFAPGDTVRVQVKIREGEKERLQAFEGMVIACRKGAQGSFTVRKMSFGQGVERIFPYNSKVVDKVEKVRSYEVRRSKLFYLRGLRGKAARLREVERAAK; encoded by the coding sequence ATGTCCATTCATCCGATTATGCAGAAACTGGCCGCCAAGTTTGAGCGGACCGATTTACCCGCGTTCGCCCCTGGCGATACAGTTCGAGTTCAAGTAAAGATTCGCGAAGGCGAAAAAGAGCGTCTGCAGGCGTTTGAAGGCATGGTAATTGCCTGCCGCAAGGGCGCACAGGGATCGTTCACGGTTCGCAAGATGAGCTTCGGCCAGGGCGTCGAGCGCATCTTCCCGTACAACTCCAAGGTCGTCGACAAGGTCGAGAAGGTTCGCTCCTACGAAGTTCGCCGTTCGAAGCTGTTCTACCTGCGCGGTCTGCGCGGTAAGGCTGCTCGTCTGCGCGAGGTTGAGCGCGCGGCCAAGTAA
- a CDS encoding esterase family protein has protein sequence MKREYHKWFSPSLGRDMELLIFGHAGYPAVVFPTSCGRFYEFEDRHMVSTVRDKLEHGHLQLFCVDSVDGESWYNRDVQPRWRIARQVQYGNYIINEVVPLIRQLNQYSGLGSIGTSFGGYHAMNIALRHPDVFTGMLSMSGAFDPSNFLRGYYDDDCYFNIPMHYLPNISDSWYLDRYRRNSYVLATGVHDQCWNDNERMAQIFRNKNIPCRLDVWGDNTGHDWSWWQRMLQTYL, from the coding sequence ATGAAACGCGAATACCACAAATGGTTCTCACCTTCCCTCGGTCGCGACATGGAATTGCTGATCTTCGGGCACGCAGGCTATCCAGCCGTAGTCTTCCCCACCTCCTGTGGCCGCTTCTACGAGTTTGAAGATCGCCATATGGTCAGCACCGTTCGGGACAAGCTCGAACACGGCCACCTCCAGCTCTTCTGCGTCGACTCGGTCGACGGCGAGAGCTGGTACAACCGCGATGTCCAGCCACGCTGGAGAATCGCCCGTCAGGTCCAGTACGGCAACTACATCATCAACGAAGTCGTCCCCCTCATCCGTCAACTCAACCAATACTCTGGTCTTGGCAGCATCGGCACCAGCTTCGGCGGTTATCATGCGATGAACATCGCACTCCGCCACCCGGATGTCTTCACCGGCATGCTCTCCATGAGCGGAGCCTTCGATCCCTCCAACTTTCTCCGCGGCTACTACGACGACGACTGCTACTTCAACATCCCCATGCATTACCTCCCCAACATCAGCGACTCCTGGTATCTCGATCGTTACCGCCGTAACAGCTATGTCCTCGCCACCGGCGTTCACGACCAGTGTTGGAACGACAACGAACGCATGGCGCAGATATTTCGCAACAAAAACATCCCTTGCCGCCTCGATGTCTGGGGCGACAACACTGGTCACGACTGGTCCTGGTGGCAGAGAATGCTGCAAACCTACCTCTAG
- a CDS encoding cupin, whose product MDRRKFAASLVAASLGSSQVLASKVGNSSPPNPQQLHLKPNGWMPNSPLPVLLYRSALPSSANLAADMERIFAANGWPPQWRNGVYAFHHYHSTAHEVLGFAAGHADLMLGGEGGETVTVHAGDVLVLPTGTGHCRISASHDFLVIGAYPENEHWDICRSTASPETLASMRKIRFPQSDPLTGSSGALPKLWI is encoded by the coding sequence ATGGATCGCAGAAAATTCGCTGCTTCGCTCGTGGCAGCAAGCCTGGGTAGCAGCCAGGTCCTTGCCTCGAAGGTAGGGAACTCCTCTCCACCAAATCCACAGCAGCTTCATCTCAAACCCAACGGTTGGATGCCGAACAGCCCACTCCCCGTTCTTCTATATCGAAGCGCACTTCCATCGAGCGCCAATCTCGCCGCCGACATGGAGCGGATCTTCGCCGCCAATGGATGGCCGCCGCAGTGGCGTAATGGCGTCTATGCCTTCCACCACTACCACTCCACAGCGCACGAGGTTCTTGGCTTCGCGGCCGGCCACGCAGACCTGATGCTGGGTGGTGAGGGTGGAGAAACCGTCACCGTTCACGCCGGGGACGTCCTCGTCCTCCCTACTGGCACTGGCCACTGCCGCATCTCAGCGTCGCACGACTTCCTTGTGATCGGTGCCTACCCGGAGAACGAGCACTGGGACATCTGTCGCAGCACAGCAAGTCCCGAGACCCTCGCCAGCATGCGCAAAATTCGCTTCCCACAATCCGATCCGCTCACCGGTTCCAGCGGCGCACTTCCTAAACTCTGGATCTGA
- the rimM gene encoding ribosome maturation factor RimM (Essential for efficient processing of 16S rRNA) — protein sequence MTQTTPAWIVLAHLLRPQGRKGEVLAELFTDFPERFEKPARVFLAPSGFAGEESEARAAEVMGFWLPVGKNEGRVVLQLAGIETISDAEAVAGLDVLVPREERLPLDDDSVYISELVGCTVYDGATAIGVVEDVQFATTADGARRLTDAAPLLEVESAAGDEILIPFVKAFLVAVNAESKRIEMKLPEGLVEVNRISAEKN from the coding sequence ATGACGCAAACCACTCCAGCCTGGATTGTGTTAGCACATCTGCTTCGACCTCAGGGTCGTAAGGGTGAGGTGCTGGCGGAGTTGTTTACCGATTTCCCGGAACGCTTCGAGAAGCCGGCGAGAGTCTTTCTTGCGCCTTCGGGCTTCGCAGGAGAGGAGTCGGAGGCACGTGCCGCGGAAGTTATGGGGTTCTGGCTGCCGGTTGGCAAAAACGAGGGTCGCGTCGTACTGCAGTTGGCGGGCATCGAAACGATCTCGGACGCGGAGGCGGTCGCCGGGTTGGATGTGCTTGTGCCTCGCGAGGAGCGGCTTCCACTGGACGATGACTCGGTTTACATCAGCGAGTTAGTTGGCTGTACCGTGTACGACGGAGCGACGGCAATAGGTGTGGTCGAAGACGTTCAGTTTGCTACGACCGCGGATGGAGCGCGCCGGCTCACCGACGCTGCGCCACTGTTGGAGGTAGAGTCTGCTGCAGGAGATGAGATTCTTATTCCGTTTGTGAAGGCTTTCCTGGTCGCGGTGAATGCGGAGTCGAAACGAATCGAGATGAAGCTGCCTGAAGGTCTTGTCGAGGTCAATCGAATCTCCGCCGAGAAAAACTAG
- a CDS encoding ATP-grasp domain-containing protein: MKKIGVLFGMENTFPGALVDRINAMEIEGIQAEFVCVGGVHMAAPSGYAVIVDRISHDMPFYRSFLKNAALTGTQIINNPFWWSADDKFFNYALASKLGVAVPKTVLLPHKKFPPQINERSLRNLQFPLDWDGIFEYVGFPAFLKPHDGGGWRDVFHVHNRHEFFHAYDQTRDLCMTLQAAVNFQEYFRCYVVGQTDVRIMPYDPRRPHEHRYVLDPPEYDKKLLKRVEKDALTLCKALGYDLNTVEFAVEDGIPYAIDFMNPAPDADLHSVGKESFDWIVDKVSKLAVKKAQSSTKAKHELSWSSFLAPSTGKSASKPAATPAPKKTEKKKTKKEA, encoded by the coding sequence GTGAAGAAGATCGGTGTTCTTTTCGGAATGGAAAATACTTTTCCCGGCGCATTGGTTGACCGCATCAACGCGATGGAGATCGAGGGCATTCAGGCTGAGTTTGTCTGCGTCGGTGGCGTACATATGGCCGCGCCCTCCGGCTATGCCGTCATCGTCGATCGCATCTCGCACGACATGCCCTTCTATCGCTCCTTTCTCAAGAACGCGGCCCTCACCGGCACCCAGATCATCAACAATCCCTTCTGGTGGTCAGCCGACGACAAATTCTTCAACTACGCCCTCGCCTCCAAACTCGGCGTAGCCGTACCAAAAACAGTCCTCCTCCCGCATAAGAAATTTCCGCCGCAAATCAACGAACGTTCCCTCCGAAACCTGCAATTTCCCCTCGACTGGGATGGCATCTTCGAATACGTCGGCTTCCCGGCATTCCTCAAACCTCACGATGGCGGCGGCTGGCGCGACGTCTTCCACGTCCACAATCGCCACGAGTTCTTCCACGCCTACGACCAGACTCGCGATCTCTGCATGACCCTGCAGGCTGCAGTCAACTTCCAGGAATACTTCCGCTGCTACGTCGTCGGCCAGACGGACGTCCGCATCATGCCCTACGATCCGCGCCGCCCCCACGAGCATCGCTACGTCCTCGACCCGCCGGAGTACGACAAGAAGCTCCTCAAGCGCGTCGAAAAAGATGCCCTCACCCTCTGCAAAGCCCTCGGCTACGATCTAAACACCGTAGAGTTCGCCGTAGAAGACGGCATCCCCTACGCCATCGACTTCATGAATCCCGCACCCGATGCTGACCTCCACTCCGTAGGCAAGGAAAGCTTCGACTGGATCGTCGACAAAGTGTCAAAGCTCGCCGTAAAGAAGGCGCAATCCTCTACTAAAGCTAAACATGAGTTGAGCTGGTCCTCTTTCCTCGCGCCATCAACCGGGAAATCGGCATCGAAACCCGCAGCAACGCCTGCACCGAAGAAGACCGAAAAGAAGAAGACCAAAAAAGAAGCCTAG
- a CDS encoding alpha/beta hydrolase: MKQSSQSHSIPALTSVEREPVAAFFSEEAITEHIADDLDSNPRYSVRKFHSEILPDDRFVSVYLPPQYLEEEDRRFPVFYLHDGQNLFDGRTSYIAGRTWKAHTTADELSVNGEIEPVILVGVANTGLRRMAEYTPTRDIKMGGGEGSSYGRLLVEELKPLIDRSYRTLSDERNTGLGGSSLGGLISLYLGFSYPEVFGKLAVMSPSLWWDQRSIFNVVDQTRPRPAARIWLDIGTAEGVRHVRDADHLERQLIKRGWQSGVDLAFMKADGAVHDENAWSERFGDVLRFLFPPD, translated from the coding sequence TTGAAACAATCATCGCAATCTCATTCAATTCCGGCGCTTACGTCCGTTGAGCGCGAGCCGGTGGCCGCCTTTTTTTCTGAAGAAGCAATCACCGAGCATATCGCAGACGATCTGGATTCTAATCCGAGATACAGCGTACGTAAGTTTCATTCGGAGATTTTGCCGGACGACCGGTTTGTTTCGGTCTATCTGCCGCCACAGTATCTGGAGGAGGAGGACCGCCGGTTTCCTGTCTTCTACTTACACGATGGGCAGAATTTGTTCGACGGGCGCACCTCGTACATTGCAGGACGAACCTGGAAGGCGCATACGACGGCTGACGAGCTGAGTGTCAACGGTGAGATTGAACCGGTCATTCTCGTCGGTGTTGCAAATACAGGCCTTCGTCGCATGGCGGAGTATACCCCGACGCGCGACATCAAGATGGGCGGGGGTGAGGGATCCAGTTATGGGCGGCTGCTGGTAGAGGAGTTGAAGCCACTGATTGACCGTTCTTACCGTACGTTGAGCGATGAGAGGAACACGGGATTGGGAGGGTCTTCACTAGGGGGGCTGATCTCGCTCTATCTGGGGTTTTCGTACCCGGAGGTGTTTGGCAAACTGGCAGTGATGTCACCATCACTGTGGTGGGATCAGCGGAGCATCTTCAACGTGGTTGATCAGACACGACCGAGGCCCGCGGCACGTATCTGGCTGGACATCGGCACGGCAGAGGGGGTGCGACATGTGCGGGATGCGGACCATTTGGAACGGCAGTTGATAAAGCGGGGCTGGCAGTCGGGGGTTGACCTTGCTTTCATGAAGGCCGACGGGGCGGTTCATGACGAAAATGCGTGGTCGGAGCGATTTGGGGACGTTCTGCGCTTTCTTTTTCCGCCAGACTGA
- a CDS encoding ribonuclease HII: MASKPTTRASKTVTAATAKQRLLKQLICSDAPEQALRYYGFERIAGVDEVGRGALFGPVVAAAVILPENLDELANAGLKDSKQLTREERESLDHQIRAMALAVCVAEIDAETIDRVNIYQATRMAMLAAVQGLTLVPDHLLIDAMRVDHPCRQTKLIYGDALSLSIAAASVIAKVHRDGLMRELDTVHPGYGLASHKGYGTPEHRRALAEIGPCALHRRSFAPVRGADPDAALEEELLFEDADLDKGLEEAEWA, encoded by the coding sequence ATGGCTTCGAAACCCACCACACGTGCGTCGAAAACAGTGACGGCGGCTACTGCGAAACAGCGCTTGCTGAAGCAGTTGATTTGCAGCGATGCACCGGAACAGGCACTGCGGTACTACGGCTTCGAACGGATAGCCGGGGTGGATGAGGTCGGGCGCGGGGCACTGTTTGGTCCGGTGGTGGCAGCAGCGGTGATTCTGCCAGAGAACCTGGATGAGTTGGCGAACGCGGGGCTGAAAGACTCCAAACAGCTGACGCGGGAGGAGCGCGAGTCGCTAGATCACCAGATACGTGCGATGGCGCTGGCGGTTTGCGTAGCGGAGATCGATGCTGAGACGATCGACCGGGTGAATATTTATCAGGCAACACGAATGGCGATGCTGGCCGCGGTGCAGGGATTGACGCTGGTGCCTGATCATTTGCTGATCGATGCTATGCGCGTGGATCATCCATGTCGCCAAACGAAGCTGATCTATGGAGATGCCCTGAGTCTTTCGATTGCGGCGGCTTCGGTGATCGCAAAGGTGCATCGGGATGGGCTGATGCGGGAGTTAGATACCGTGCATCCGGGATACGGGCTGGCTTCGCATAAGGGGTACGGGACGCCAGAACATCGTCGGGCGTTGGCTGAGATTGGGCCTTGCGCACTCCACAGAAGAAGCTTCGCACCAGTCCGTGGGGCTGATCCTGATGCTGCGCTTGAAGAAGAACTTTTGTTTGAAGATGCTGATCTCGATAAAGGCCTGGAGGAAGCTGAGTGGGCTTGA
- the trmD gene encoding tRNA (guanosine(37)-N1)-methyltransferase TrmD: MRFDIITIFPDFFAGPFDFGILKRAHTTGLVQIATHDLRSFTHDRHRTVDDRPFGGGEGMVLKAQPIYEAMKSLNLSPKIGRDKKKETVILLSAQGQPFTQSLAQELSVTERVVILCGRYEGVDERVNELFCDREISIGDYVLSGGELAAAVIVDAVVRLLPGALGNPDSSRFESFGAEEVADRSDSADGPPRSTYGAGGLLDYPHYTRPADFMGVSIPEALSGGNHEAIRRWRRRMALKKTLENRPDLLEKIEITEEDREILAELRGYEE, translated from the coding sequence ATGCGCTTTGACATCATCACGATCTTTCCCGATTTCTTTGCCGGCCCGTTTGACTTCGGGATTCTGAAGCGCGCCCACACTACGGGTCTCGTGCAGATTGCCACACACGATCTGCGCAGTTTCACGCACGATCGCCATCGAACGGTGGATGATCGGCCGTTTGGTGGCGGCGAAGGAATGGTGTTGAAGGCACAACCCATCTATGAGGCGATGAAGTCGTTGAATCTCTCTCCGAAGATTGGCAGGGACAAGAAGAAAGAGACGGTGATTCTGCTTTCGGCGCAAGGGCAGCCGTTCACTCAGTCGCTGGCTCAAGAGCTTTCGGTGACAGAACGGGTCGTTATTTTGTGTGGGCGATATGAGGGTGTTGATGAGCGAGTGAACGAGTTGTTCTGCGATCGTGAGATTTCGATTGGGGATTATGTTTTGTCGGGTGGGGAGTTGGCGGCTGCGGTCATTGTCGATGCTGTCGTTCGGCTGTTGCCGGGGGCGCTGGGAAATCCCGACTCATCGCGATTTGAGAGCTTTGGCGCTGAAGAGGTCGCGGATCGTTCCGACTCTGCAGACGGGCCGCCGAGGTCAACCTACGGCGCTGGTGGGTTGCTGGACTATCCGCACTACACTCGGCCGGCGGACTTTATGGGGGTGAGTATCCCGGAGGCGCTGTCGGGTGGCAATCATGAGGCGATCCGGCGCTGGCGGAGAAGAATGGCGCTGAAGAAAACTCTGGAGAACCGCCCTGATCTGCTTGAGAAGATCGAGATTACCGAGGAGGACCGTGAGATTCTGGCGGAGTTGCGAGGATACGAGGAATAA
- the solA gene encoding N-methyl-L-tryptophan oxidase, with the protein MIVVGLGAMGSATAYHLSKRGANVLGLEAFTPAHDKGSSHGESRIIRQAYFEDPAYVPLVLRAYELWDELEEESDENLLSITGGISIGPLKGTLVAGCLRSAMTHGLGHELLDSNQMRRRFPQFALADDEVGFYEEKAGYLKPEECIRQHLRVASKLGADLRFEEPMLSWTAAPDGDGVSVTTDKHTYHAKSLVLSVGSWFAELVPGVSMPVVVSRRVLFWLRPLYESSSFDRGVFPVFLWEPEGSPLFYGLPRISEDGSPKVGIHSGDETCTPSTIDRRIHPRDESAIRSAIGSRIPALNGEISHTATCMYTMTPDEHFIIDTHPNYPQVSLAAGFSGHGFKFSSVVGEILCDLAMTGKTSNDIGIFSGSRFRKQR; encoded by the coding sequence GTGATCGTCGTTGGCCTCGGCGCTATGGGAAGCGCCACGGCATACCACTTATCTAAGCGAGGCGCCAACGTGTTGGGGCTGGAGGCCTTTACTCCCGCTCATGATAAAGGGTCGTCGCACGGGGAGTCGCGCATTATTCGGCAGGCGTACTTCGAAGACCCTGCCTATGTTCCGCTTGTTCTGAGGGCCTACGAGCTTTGGGATGAGTTGGAAGAAGAGAGCGACGAGAACCTGTTGAGCATTACAGGGGGGATTTCTATCGGACCTCTCAAAGGAACGCTCGTGGCGGGTTGCTTGAGAAGTGCCATGACACACGGTCTTGGACACGAGCTGTTGGACTCTAACCAGATGCGTCGGCGTTTTCCGCAGTTTGCCCTGGCAGACGATGAAGTAGGTTTCTACGAAGAGAAGGCGGGCTATCTCAAACCCGAGGAATGTATCAGACAGCACCTACGCGTTGCATCGAAGCTCGGAGCAGATCTTCGTTTCGAAGAACCCATGCTTTCGTGGACTGCAGCTCCGGATGGTGACGGCGTAAGCGTTACCACGGACAAGCACACTTATCATGCAAAATCGTTGGTGCTTTCTGTCGGCTCCTGGTTCGCGGAGTTGGTACCAGGCGTTTCGATGCCGGTCGTCGTCTCGCGCAGGGTCCTGTTCTGGCTTAGGCCTCTTTACGAGTCTTCCAGCTTTGATCGTGGAGTGTTCCCGGTCTTCCTGTGGGAGCCTGAGGGATCGCCGTTGTTCTATGGTCTTCCGCGAATAAGCGAAGATGGGAGCCCAAAGGTCGGGATTCACTCTGGCGACGAAACATGCACGCCGTCCACGATTGATCGGCGCATCCATCCGCGAGATGAATCGGCAATCAGGTCCGCCATCGGAAGTAGAATTCCCGCGCTCAATGGAGAGATCTCTCACACAGCGACCTGCATGTACACGATGACGCCGGACGAACACTTCATTATCGATACGCACCCCAACTATCCGCAGGTGAGCCTTGCTGCCGGATTCTCCGGTCATGGTTTCAAATTTTCTTCCGTGGTTGGAGAGATTCTTTGCGACCTCGCGATGACGGGAAAGACCTCAAACGATATCGGCATCTTCTCTGGCTCCCGATTTCGTAAGCAACGATAG